The Streptomyces sp. NBC_01116 genome has a segment encoding these proteins:
- a CDS encoding GntR family transcriptional regulator — protein sequence MPKIERAVAPYMQVVTHIRGQITSGELAPGDLLPPDRALAAEWGISRATAQKVITVLKTEGLVETAQGSGTRVARTVPLHHSGYDRALSVRRTGKIYSEGEYARITSAGLEPAPAEVAAALGIAEGAPAIRRVRVTYSAQDVALSMSTSWLDGALSSAAPALVSTERIREGSWHYLETRTGRSVVGAQDRISVRLATKEEAELLALELPAAVKVTKTTLRDEDGLTVEFGVSVTGGRESVYDYAV from the coding sequence ATGCCGAAGATCGAGCGGGCAGTAGCGCCGTACATGCAGGTCGTGACCCATATCCGGGGACAGATCACATCCGGCGAGCTGGCACCGGGCGATCTCCTGCCGCCTGACCGCGCACTGGCGGCGGAGTGGGGGATTTCGCGGGCGACCGCTCAGAAGGTGATCACCGTGCTCAAGACCGAAGGGCTCGTGGAGACCGCCCAGGGGTCCGGCACCCGCGTGGCCCGGACCGTGCCGCTGCACCACAGCGGCTACGACCGCGCGCTGTCGGTCCGGCGCACCGGAAAGATCTACAGCGAAGGCGAGTACGCCCGGATCACGAGCGCGGGGCTTGAGCCCGCGCCGGCAGAAGTCGCGGCCGCGCTCGGCATTGCAGAGGGAGCACCCGCGATCCGCCGAGTCCGGGTGACCTACTCCGCCCAGGACGTGGCGCTGAGCATGAGCACCTCGTGGCTCGACGGAGCCCTCTCCTCAGCGGCACCCGCGCTCGTCTCCACCGAGCGCATCCGCGAGGGCTCCTGGCACTACCTGGAGACGCGGACCGGCCGATCCGTCGTGGGTGCCCAGGACCGGATCTCCGTGCGCCTGGCGACCAAGGAGGAGGCGGAGCTCCTGGCGTTGGAGCTCCCTGCCGCCGTCAAGGTGACCAAGACGACCCTTCGCGACGAAGACGGGCTCACTGTCGAGTTCGGGGTCAGCGTTACTGGAGGCCGCGAGTCGGTCTACGACTACGCCGTCTGA
- a CDS encoding sigma-70 family RNA polymerase sigma factor — protein MTILAERPVAAEPEGRRRGLSMSEGERVGRLAALHQRRLVHYLFVRVDDWQLAEDLIQDMWVDLAMRPYEMDDWAGRDDADLYPLLAWRARRQIHQHLRLRMNERESVLGAGRAGDERDVEQRMDALAGPGPEDEVHCAVEELFGLGESGEISGCWARALGVLSPRQRQVIELLCEGMTQRAVAARMGDNQGNVAQHLRLALKVLRDPAEVRRRLARRESEALPGEWTTVVDRLPSAQAAVVRLRARGLTNADVARELGRTQASTYESYKRAVANLRLMVQERRADPVAPAAPVQQKTGCARTCATVCALRRAEVTA, from the coding sequence ATGACGATCCTGGCAGAGCGACCGGTGGCGGCGGAGCCGGAGGGGCGTCGGCGTGGGCTGAGCATGAGTGAGGGTGAGCGGGTGGGGCGGCTGGCTGCTCTGCATCAGCGGCGGTTGGTGCACTACCTGTTCGTGCGGGTGGATGACTGGCAGCTCGCGGAGGACCTGATCCAGGACATGTGGGTGGACCTGGCGATGCGTCCGTACGAGATGGACGACTGGGCGGGCCGGGACGACGCGGACCTGTACCCGCTGCTGGCGTGGCGGGCGCGGCGGCAGATTCACCAGCACCTGCGGCTGCGGATGAACGAGCGGGAGTCCGTGCTGGGCGCGGGCCGGGCCGGGGACGAGCGCGATGTGGAGCAGCGCATGGACGCTCTGGCCGGTCCGGGCCCGGAGGACGAGGTGCACTGCGCGGTCGAGGAGCTGTTCGGGCTCGGGGAGTCCGGAGAGATCTCCGGGTGCTGGGCCCGGGCGCTTGGTGTGCTGTCGCCGCGTCAGCGGCAGGTGATCGAGCTGCTGTGCGAGGGGATGACGCAGCGGGCGGTGGCGGCCCGGATGGGCGACAACCAGGGCAACGTCGCGCAGCACCTGCGGTTGGCGTTGAAGGTGCTGCGGGACCCGGCGGAGGTCCGCCGCCGGTTAGCGCGGCGTGAGTCGGAGGCGCTGCCGGGCGAGTGGACGACGGTGGTGGACCGGCTCCCGTCCGCGCAGGCCGCCGTGGTGCGGCTCCGGGCGCGCGGGCTGACCAACGCGGACGTCGCGCGGGAGCTGGGCCGCACCCAGGCGTCGACGTACGAGTCCTACAAGCGGGCGGTGGCGAACCTGCGGCTGATGGTGCAGGAACGGCGGGCGGACCCGGTGGCCCCGGCCGCGCCGGTCCAGCAGAAGACCGGCTGCGCCCGGACGTGCGCGACCGTCTGCGCCCTTCGCCGTGCGGAGGTGACGGCCTGA
- a CDS encoding DUF2637 domain-containing protein yields the protein MSRQQMERTALLVAALVILALTGLAFWLSYAHLAEVAGQHGLKASPIRQWAWPATLDAFIVGGELLMLRAGLQGRTDWWAITATAVGSVGSIVLNVAGVAGDREAGVVPLLDYVVAAVPPTAALLAFGLLMRQVHALAADPTPAAVPLGNTPDVEVSPTPALDPAPADASPLVICGEHLEIPPVPPRPRLSTQEARAAIEQAWRDGLSVREAARVSTRGASQVQRVYTQLTAEQPIDGQTAIEMDAADAA from the coding sequence ATGTCCCGACAGCAGATGGAGCGGACCGCGCTCCTGGTGGCCGCGCTCGTCATCCTCGCGCTGACCGGCCTGGCGTTCTGGCTCTCCTATGCGCACCTGGCGGAGGTCGCCGGACAGCACGGGCTCAAGGCCTCCCCGATCCGGCAGTGGGCGTGGCCCGCGACGCTGGACGCCTTCATCGTTGGCGGAGAGCTGCTCATGCTCCGTGCCGGGCTCCAGGGCCGGACCGACTGGTGGGCGATCACCGCCACGGCGGTCGGCTCGGTCGGCTCGATCGTCCTCAACGTGGCCGGGGTCGCGGGCGACCGGGAGGCCGGGGTCGTGCCCCTGCTCGACTACGTCGTGGCTGCTGTCCCCCCGACCGCCGCGTTGCTGGCCTTCGGGCTCCTCATGCGGCAGGTGCACGCGCTGGCCGCCGACCCGACCCCTGCGGCTGTTCCCCTGGGGAACACCCCGGACGTCGAGGTGTCCCCCACCCCTGCACTGGACCCCGCGCCGGCGGATGCATCGCCGCTGGTCATCTGCGGGGAACACCTGGAGATCCCGCCTGTCCCCCCGCGTCCCCGGCTCAGCACCCAGGAGGCCCGCGCCGCGATCGAGCAGGCGTGGCGGGACGGCCTGAGTGTCCGTGAGGCAGCGCGGGTGTCCACTCGCGGCGCCTCGCAGGTGCAGCGGGTGTACACACAGCTCACCGCAGAGCAGCCGATCGACGGACAGACAGCCATCGAGATGGACGCTGCGGATGCCGCCTGA